Proteins found in one Thalassomonas actiniarum genomic segment:
- the cobA gene encoding uroporphyrinogen-III C-methyltransferase, with protein MNSGFFNQSWLRLNRFVTHMQHKRAKGGLPAKTSIQHKRRRGCVYLIGAGAGDVELLTVKAYRLLQQADIVLYDWLANKEILKILPAKTETVFVGKRAGHHSMPQEKICQLLTEHALMGKQVVRLKGGDPSIFGRLNEETRALSAHDIPFAIIPGITAASGCAAYSGIPLTERSCSQSVRFVTAHFRNPAEQPDWQNLASSRDTLVFYMGLNRITDIAAQLIDHGMDKHLPMAIIDQGTTTGQQVCCTTLGSVGQQHLWHSFTGPALIIVGEVVNKRQKVNLPLLAKQHS; from the coding sequence ATGAATTCAGGTTTTTTCAATCAAAGCTGGTTGCGTTTAAACCGCTTTGTGACACACATGCAGCACAAACGAGCAAAAGGAGGATTACCAGCCAAGACAAGCATTCAGCATAAACGACGCCGGGGCTGCGTATATCTCATCGGCGCCGGCGCCGGCGATGTTGAACTGCTGACGGTTAAAGCCTATCGCCTATTGCAACAGGCAGATATTGTTTTATACGACTGGCTTGCCAATAAGGAGATACTCAAGATTTTACCGGCAAAAACCGAAACGGTTTTTGTCGGTAAAAGAGCCGGCCACCACAGCATGCCTCAGGAAAAAATTTGCCAACTGTTAACAGAGCACGCCCTTATGGGTAAACAGGTGGTGCGTTTAAAAGGCGGTGATCCCAGCATCTTCGGACGCCTGAATGAAGAAACCCGGGCGCTGTCAGCCCATGATATCCCTTTTGCCATCATACCGGGAATAACCGCCGCCAGCGGCTGCGCTGCCTATAGCGGCATACCGTTAACCGAACGCAGCTGCAGCCAGTCGGTACGCTTTGTTACTGCCCACTTTAGAAATCCGGCAGAGCAGCCGGACTGGCAAAACCTGGCTTCAAGCCGGGACACCCTGGTGTTTTATATGGGCTTAAACCGCATAACAGATATCGCCGCTCAGCTGATAGACCATGGTATGGATAAACACCTGCCCATGGCCATTATCGACCAGGGCACCACCACAGGGCAGCAAGTATGCTGCACTACCCTTGGCAGCGTCGGTCAGCAACACTTATGGCATAGCTTTACCGGCCCCGCCCTGATCATTGTTGGCGAAGTGGTCAATAAACGGCAAAAGGTTAATTTACCCCTGCTGGCAAAGCAGCACTCATAG
- a CDS encoding nitrate reductase, whose amino-acid sequence MSELIKHKQSSESKCVQTSCPYCGVGCGVDITVEQGKAVKLSGTPEHPANFGRLCVKGTNLLATNHHQGRLLHPVVNGEQTSWEKAIETVAARFSQIIKEHGPDAVAFYGSGQLLTEDYYVANKLMKGYIGSANIDTNSRLCMSSAVSGYKRAFGEDLVPCSYQDLENTDLILLTGSNAAWTHPVLFQRMEKAKAVNPKLQIFAIDPRRTASAELADFHLPIKPGTDAALFNGLLNFLADNRGLDQAYIDQYTNNFSACLDQAGQWTLTKTADYCNISKSSLKRLYQAFLTNKRVINFFSQGINQSSSGADKCNAIINCHLASGKIGKPGCGPFSITGQPNAMGGREVGGLSNLLAAHMDIDNPEHRALVQNFWQSPTIASAPGYKATDLFDKMNQGKVKAVWIMATNPAVSLPDRAKVEQALANCDFVVVSDCVASNDTLAFAEVKLPASSWSEKNGTVTNSERRISRQRGLLTPPGEALDDWQIISRVAKAMGFDQGFNYSGPAEIFDEHARLTACNNNGDRALDLSGLTGLTTDEYDRLKPVQWPVNTKYPLGCARILADGSFFTDNRKANFIAISPATPKLACSAGYPFSLTSGRLRDQWHTMTRTGKANILAEHTKAPEVTLNPADAQSLGVAEGEMVKVSNETGAVFLQAKLSDDVGVKQLFVPIHWNREFASSATANQLFAAIVDPVSGQPEFKQAPVQVEKTAIKQYALIYSPRSLKNFTAGLPGHCHWIQHQGVQGPVYHCYFEQEVADLAGQLKQHINRAIKDSTSQDPRPDNSWLSHQSEHNSRLIALAEQGFNAFVFISDKPIKLNDSWLNELLENKETDAEQINALLLAKAPKNKGRKICSCFSIYEQDIVAAIENDGISSVDALGATLKCGTNCGSCKTELSSLLREHQAREGESEEQQAIVHTFIPSDEPEEVIT is encoded by the coding sequence ATGAGTGAGTTAATTAAACATAAACAAAGCAGTGAAAGTAAGTGTGTACAAACCAGTTGCCCCTATTGCGGCGTCGGTTGCGGCGTGGATATCACAGTCGAGCAGGGGAAAGCAGTTAAACTGAGCGGCACACCGGAGCACCCGGCCAATTTCGGTCGTTTATGTGTAAAAGGAACCAACTTACTGGCCACCAATCACCACCAGGGACGGTTATTGCACCCGGTCGTTAATGGCGAGCAAACCAGCTGGGAAAAAGCCATAGAGACAGTGGCCGCCAGGTTCAGCCAAATCATCAAAGAACACGGCCCGGATGCGGTAGCTTTCTACGGCTCCGGCCAGCTGTTAACGGAAGATTATTATGTTGCCAACAAACTGATGAAAGGTTATATCGGTAGCGCCAATATAGATACCAATTCGCGTTTATGCATGTCGTCTGCGGTATCCGGCTATAAACGCGCCTTTGGCGAAGACCTGGTGCCCTGCAGTTATCAGGATCTGGAAAATACCGATCTGATCCTGTTAACCGGCTCCAATGCCGCCTGGACCCATCCGGTGCTGTTCCAGCGCATGGAAAAAGCCAAAGCCGTCAATCCCAAGTTGCAAATTTTTGCCATAGATCCCAGGCGCACCGCCAGCGCCGAACTGGCCGACTTTCACCTGCCGATCAAACCCGGCACAGATGCCGCCTTATTTAACGGCTTATTAAATTTCCTGGCCGATAACCGGGGACTGGATCAGGCATACATAGACCAGTACACCAATAATTTTTCCGCCTGTCTTGATCAGGCCGGGCAATGGACCCTGACAAAAACGGCTGACTATTGCAATATCAGCAAAAGCTCATTAAAGCGTTTATATCAGGCGTTTTTAACCAACAAACGGGTGATCAATTTTTTCTCCCAGGGCATCAACCAGTCCAGCTCCGGCGCCGATAAATGTAATGCCATCATCAATTGCCACCTCGCCAGCGGTAAAATCGGCAAACCCGGCTGCGGTCCCTTCTCCATTACCGGCCAGCCCAATGCCATGGGGGGCCGGGAAGTCGGCGGTCTGTCAAACCTGCTGGCGGCCCATATGGATATCGACAACCCCGAACACAGAGCGTTGGTACAAAACTTCTGGCAATCCCCGACCATAGCCAGCGCCCCCGGATATAAGGCGACCGATTTATTCGATAAGATGAACCAGGGCAAGGTAAAAGCCGTGTGGATCATGGCCACCAACCCCGCCGTCAGCCTGCCCGACCGGGCCAAAGTCGAGCAGGCCTTAGCCAACTGTGACTTTGTTGTGGTATCCGATTGCGTTGCCAGTAACGATACCCTGGCCTTTGCCGAGGTCAAATTACCCGCCAGCAGCTGGTCGGAGAAAAACGGTACCGTCACCAACTCCGAGCGCAGGATCTCGCGCCAGCGGGGCTTATTAACACCGCCGGGAGAAGCCCTTGATGACTGGCAAATCATCAGCCGGGTAGCAAAAGCCATGGGTTTTGATCAGGGCTTTAACTACTCGGGACCGGCAGAAATATTTGACGAACATGCCAGGCTCACCGCCTGCAACAACAACGGCGATCGGGCGCTGGACTTGTCCGGACTGACCGGACTGACAACGGATGAATATGACCGGCTAAAACCCGTCCAGTGGCCGGTGAATACCAAATACCCTCTGGGGTGTGCCCGGATCCTGGCGGACGGCAGCTTCTTTACCGACAACCGTAAGGCCAACTTTATCGCCATCTCCCCGGCTACACCCAAGCTGGCCTGCTCTGCAGGTTATCCTTTTAGCTTAACCAGCGGCCGACTGCGGGATCAGTGGCATACCATGACACGTACCGGCAAGGCGAATATCCTGGCGGAACATACCAAGGCGCCTGAAGTTACCCTTAACCCCGCAGATGCTCAATCTCTGGGGGTAGCCGAAGGGGAGATGGTCAAGGTAAGCAATGAAACCGGCGCGGTTTTTTTGCAGGCAAAACTCTCGGACGATGTCGGCGTTAAACAATTATTTGTTCCTATCCACTGGAACCGGGAGTTTGCCTCATCCGCCACTGCCAACCAATTATTTGCCGCCATTGTCGACCCGGTTTCCGGGCAGCCGGAATTCAAGCAGGCGCCGGTACAAGTGGAAAAAACCGCGATTAAGCAATATGCGCTGATTTACAGTCCCCGGTCCCTGAAAAATTTCACTGCCGGTTTACCCGGCCATTGCCATTGGATACAGCACCAGGGCGTACAAGGACCTGTCTATCACTGTTATTTCGAGCAGGAAGTCGCGGATTTAGCCGGGCAGCTAAAACAGCATATCAACCGGGCCATCAAAGACAGCACTTCACAGGATCCCCGGCCGGATAACAGCTGGCTAAGCCACCAAAGTGAGCACAACAGCCGGCTTATTGCCTTGGCAGAGCAGGGTTTTAACGCCTTTGTCTTTATCAGTGATAAGCCAATCAAATTAAATGACAGCTGGCTCAACGAGTTGCTGGAAAACAAAGAAACGGATGCCGAGCAAATTAATGCCCTGCTGCTGGCCAAAGCCCCGAAAAACAAGGGGCGGAAAATCTGCTCCTGCTTCAGTATTTATGAGCAAGATATCGTTGCCGCCATCGAAAACGACGGCATCAGCAGTGTCGATGCCTTAGGTGCCACCCTGAAATGCGGTACCAACTGCGGCTCCTGCAAAACCGAACTCAGCAGCCTGCTCCGGGAGCATCAGGCCAGAGAGGGAGAGAGCGAAGAACAGCAGGCAATAGTACATACCTTCATCCCGTCGGATGAACCCGAAGAGGTTATTACATGA